One genomic segment of Paenibacillus durus includes these proteins:
- a CDS encoding HipA domain-containing protein — MADVWNKKYMLMHKNEPVAEIELDEATSSISAIGQVYTERHVPVGIPVKKGRIDRTALNEWWRGRAIPASRDGIKEALMELNLSTTQKLLDKSLGLSLSDQYWICPSASDLNWSAINFFDNSFSDDVGNVLFGKGSSGEPMSLMSPDNTSDGWLKKKWAIMDGKRCLIKGGSGATQQEPYNEVVASRIMERLGIPHVPYTLMMQEEYPYSVCDNFITPQTELITAWYVMHTRQKPNHISVYQHYVNCCEALGIHGIVDALDRMMVVDFLIANEDRHQNNFGVIRHAETLEWIGPAPIYDSGSSLWFSKPQALIRADGRLTCKPFKQDHNEQIKLVTSFDWLDLSALKGIEEEVRDILRGSLFVDEARCDAICRALEQRIDMLAEIVHFRNPQSWVDDRSTDVRKDIAYSGLQDAEEDWER, encoded by the coding sequence ATGGCGGATGTCTGGAACAAAAAATACATGCTCATGCACAAGAACGAGCCCGTGGCTGAGATTGAGCTTGACGAAGCGACTTCCTCGATTTCTGCTATTGGACAGGTCTATACAGAACGCCATGTGCCGGTTGGGATTCCTGTCAAGAAGGGGAGAATAGACCGCACTGCACTCAATGAATGGTGGAGAGGTCGTGCCATTCCCGCCAGTCGGGACGGGATTAAAGAGGCGCTCATGGAACTGAACCTGTCCACAACGCAAAAACTGCTGGATAAAAGCTTGGGACTCAGCTTGTCCGACCAATATTGGATTTGTCCATCCGCTTCGGATTTGAACTGGTCTGCGATCAACTTTTTCGATAATTCGTTTTCCGATGATGTGGGGAATGTGCTGTTTGGCAAAGGTTCATCAGGGGAGCCAATGAGTCTGATGTCGCCTGACAATACGTCGGACGGTTGGCTGAAAAAGAAATGGGCCATTATGGACGGTAAACGATGTTTGATTAAGGGAGGGAGTGGTGCCACTCAACAAGAGCCTTACAATGAAGTGGTGGCCAGCAGGATCATGGAACGTCTGGGAATTCCTCACGTCCCTTACACGCTGATGATGCAGGAGGAGTATCCGTACAGTGTCTGCGACAACTTTATTACGCCGCAGACGGAGCTAATTACAGCCTGGTACGTGATGCATACCCGGCAAAAGCCCAATCACATTTCGGTGTACCAGCATTACGTGAACTGCTGTGAGGCGCTGGGCATTCACGGCATTGTGGACGCTCTAGACCGGATGATGGTGGTGGATTTCCTCATTGCCAATGAAGACCGGCATCAAAACAATTTTGGGGTCATTCGCCATGCCGAAACCTTGGAGTGGATCGGACCAGCGCCCATTTACGACAGCGGGTCATCCCTCTGGTTTTCCAAGCCGCAGGCGCTGATTCGAGCCGACGGAAGGCTGACCTGTAAACCGTTCAAGCAGGATCATAACGAGCAGATTAAACTGGTCACGTCCTTCGACTGGCTCGACCTGTCCGCGCTGAAAGGCATAGAGGAAGAGGTGAGAGACATCCTTCGCGGTTCCCTATTTGTGGACGAAGCCCGATGTGACGCCATCTGCCGGGCTTTAGAGCAGCGGATCGACATGTTAGCGGAGATTGTTCATTTCCGGAATCCTCAATCCTGGGTGGATGACCGAAGCACCGATGTGAGGAAGGACATTGCGTACAGCGGCCTGCAGGATGCGGAAGAAGATTGGGAGCGGTAG
- a CDS encoding DUF6133 family protein: MRKWLKSIKKKSVSVGVTVKNALANRRGEGFVDTAVKILMAVVIGALLLGGLYLLFSGTILPTLTQRIREMFNYQG; the protein is encoded by the coding sequence ATGAGAAAGTGGCTGAAGTCAATTAAGAAAAAGAGCGTTTCCGTTGGGGTTACGGTAAAAAACGCCCTCGCCAATCGGCGCGGAGAGGGATTTGTGGATACCGCCGTTAAGATTTTGATGGCTGTGGTCATTGGTGCGCTGCTTCTTGGCGGATTGTACCTCCTGTTCAGCGGTACTATTCTTCCTACACTCACCCAGCGGATCAGAGAAATGTTCAACTACCAGGGCTAA
- a CDS encoding conjugal transfer protein TrbL family protein yields MEKILLLLIIALLNGSLVYLDNLLQEIIPISLYAEKYMTLTTGANLLEDLYNIIFTFGVAWMILKFLKKGFEIYVLWTDGDPDEEPLFLLTNFFRALAVAVCFPTIYTWLGSIVEDLTDQLLTVIGQSTRYNWQTWVNALESAGLVTAVFGLIFVVCFFILYFQFLMRGLEMFILRVGIPLACAGLLDNDRGVFRAYSQKFLQSMLAVVIQIALAKLGVGLMLQNHVFWGMACMMLAIKTPRFLSDFVLTTGGGGGVVNNVYHSVKLVGMARKLTKAG; encoded by the coding sequence ATGGAGAAAATCCTGCTCTTGCTTATTATCGCGCTCCTGAACGGCTCGCTTGTCTACTTGGATAATTTGCTGCAAGAGATTATTCCCATCTCCTTGTATGCAGAAAAGTACATGACGCTGACCACAGGTGCAAACCTGCTGGAAGATCTATACAACATCATCTTTACCTTTGGCGTAGCCTGGATGATTCTCAAGTTTCTTAAAAAGGGCTTTGAAATCTATGTGCTGTGGACCGACGGCGACCCGGACGAAGAACCGTTGTTCCTGTTGACCAATTTTTTCCGAGCGTTGGCCGTAGCCGTTTGTTTTCCCACGATCTATACATGGCTCGGCAGCATCGTAGAAGACCTAACGGATCAGCTGCTCACGGTCATCGGTCAGTCCACCCGCTACAATTGGCAAACCTGGGTCAATGCTTTGGAATCCGCCGGACTGGTAACGGCGGTGTTTGGCCTGATCTTCGTCGTCTGCTTTTTCATCCTCTATTTTCAGTTCCTGATGCGCGGGCTCGAAATGTTCATCCTTCGTGTCGGCATTCCACTCGCCTGCGCTGGACTGCTCGACAACGACCGCGGCGTATTCCGGGCGTACTCCCAAAAGTTTCTGCAATCCATGCTGGCGGTGGTCATCCAAATTGCCCTGGCCAAGCTGGGCGTGGGGTTGATGCTGCAAAACCATGTATTTTGGGGCATGGCGTGCATGATGCTGGCGATCAAAACGCCGCGCTTCCTCTCCGACTTTGTCCTGACCACTGGGGGAGGCGGGGGAGTCGTCAACAACGTCTATCACTCGGTCAAGCTGGTGGGCATGGCTCGCAAATTGACGAAGGCCGGGTGA
- the cpaB gene encoding Flp pilus assembly protein CpaB, translated as MKKLFHNRTALGAICILLSLVLCLVIAPLLNRSASEHTSIVRIVKDVSKGAPITADQIEAVKVGAYQLPTDVLKSTDAVIGQYAAVDLKKGDYLLPAKLSQTPLDAYLNRLDGYKQAISVTIKSLAAGLSGKLQPGDIVTLIASDYGELRATSLPPELQYVEVLAITASTGLDAQTRSNAPADKEGDEKELPSTLTLLVLPQQAQLLADLENKGKLHAALVYRGNAATAKSFTDKQDAYFKDKTEEAAHD; from the coding sequence TTGAAGAAGCTTTTCCATAATCGCACTGCTCTGGGCGCAATATGCATTTTGCTTTCTCTCGTGTTATGCCTCGTTATCGCACCGCTTTTGAACCGATCCGCCAGCGAGCATACCTCTATCGTCCGTATCGTGAAAGATGTATCCAAAGGCGCGCCGATTACTGCCGATCAAATCGAAGCCGTCAAGGTGGGAGCTTACCAGCTGCCAACCGATGTGCTGAAATCTACCGATGCCGTCATCGGCCAGTATGCGGCTGTGGACCTCAAAAAAGGCGACTATCTGCTCCCCGCCAAGTTATCCCAGACTCCGCTTGATGCCTACCTGAACCGCCTGGATGGCTACAAACAGGCCATCTCCGTCACCATCAAAAGCCTGGCTGCGGGACTGTCCGGTAAGCTGCAACCCGGCGACATTGTGACCCTGATCGCCTCCGATTACGGCGAGCTTCGCGCCACCAGCTTGCCACCGGAACTGCAATATGTGGAGGTGCTGGCCATCACCGCCAGCACCGGTCTGGATGCGCAAACGAGAAGCAATGCTCCCGCTGACAAAGAGGGAGATGAAAAGGAACTGCCGTCCACCTTGACCCTGCTGGTACTGCCGCAGCAGGCGCAGCTTTTAGCGGACCTGGAGAATAAGGGAAAGTTGCACGCGGCGCTGGTCTATCGGGGAAATGCCGCCACCGCTAAATCCTTTACCGACAAGCAGGATGCCTATTTTAAAGACAAAACGGAGGAAGCCGCCCATGACTGA
- a CDS encoding prepilin peptidase has protein sequence MNELLSAMVLQGVLFTALLVSASIHDLKTRQIPNGLSLAIVGVGLLHFSPIPAFAGLLVTGLPYLFAAVLSKGKIGGGDMKLMAACGFVLGPACGTLQSIIGLTLVLLVAVGIGIRSGYSIAKETALPLAPFLSAGGVLAFLISL, from the coding sequence ATGAACGAGTTGCTGTCGGCCATGGTTCTTCAAGGCGTTTTGTTTACCGCTTTGCTGGTCAGCGCCAGTATTCATGACCTGAAGACCCGGCAGATCCCGAACGGTCTGTCCTTGGCAATCGTCGGGGTCGGGCTACTGCATTTCTCTCCTATCCCTGCTTTTGCCGGACTGCTTGTGACTGGCTTGCCGTATCTCTTTGCCGCCGTACTCTCCAAAGGGAAAATCGGAGGCGGCGACATGAAGCTGATGGCCGCTTGCGGTTTTGTGCTGGGGCCTGCTTGTGGCACGTTACAGAGCATCATCGGCTTAACCCTCGTACTGCTCGTTGCCGTAGGGATTGGCATCCGTTCCGGCTATTCCATCGCTAAAGAAACCGCGCTGCCGCTGGCCCCCTTCCTGTCCGCCGGCGGCGTCTTAGCGTTTCTTATTTCATTGTAG